Sequence from the Anomalospiza imberbis isolate Cuckoo-Finch-1a 21T00152 unplaced genomic scaffold, ASM3175350v1 scaffold_43, whole genome shotgun sequence genome:
CCATGACTTCGGTTCCCGCGGTGGCACCTGCGACAGTGACGTCTCCAGCTGTGGTGGCATCTCCCATGGTGGCACCTCCCATGGGGACATCTCCAGCAGTGGTGGCATCTCCCATGGCATCGGTTTCCATGGTGGCACCTGCAACAGTGACGTCTCCCACAGTAGTGGCATCTCCCATGGTGGCATCTCCCACGGCTTTGGTTCCCACGGTGGTGGCATCTCCCACAGGGACATCTCCAATAGTGGTGGCACCTCCCATTGTGGCACCTCCCATGGTTTCATCTCCCATGGTGGTGGCATCTCCCATGGCTTCGGTTCCCATGGTGGCACCTGCGACAGTGACATCTCCAACAGTGATGGCATCTCCCATGGTGGCATCTCCCACAGGGACATCTCCAATAGTGGTGGCGTCTCCCATGGTGGCATCTCCCACGGCTTCGGTTCCCGCGGTGGCACCTGCGACAGTGACGTCTCCAGCTGTGGTGGCATCTCCCATGGTGGCACCTCCCATGGGGACATCTCCAGCAGTGGTGGCATCTCCCATGGCATCGGTTTCCATGGTGGCACCTGCAACAGTGACGTCTCCCACAGTAGTGGCATCTCCCATGGTGGCATCTCCCACGGCTTTGGTTCCCACGGTGGTGGCATCTCCCACAGGGACATCTCCAATAGTGGTGGCACCTCCCATGGTGGCACCTCCCATGGTTTCATCTCCCATGGTGGTGGCATCTCCCATGGCTTCGGTTCCCGCGGTGGCACCTGCGACAGTGACATCTCCAACAGTGATGGCATCTCCCACAGGGACATCTCCAATAGTGGTGGCATCTCCCATGGTGACATCTCCCACGGCTTCAGTTCCCACGGTGGCACCTGCAACAGTGACGTCTCCAGCAGTGGTGGCATCTCCCATGGTGGCATCTCCCATGGTGGTGGCATCTCCCACGTCTTCGGTTCCCACGGTGGCAACTGTGACAGTGACATTTCCAACAGTGGTGGCATCTCCAGCAGTGGTGGCATCTCCAGCAGTGGTGGCATCTCCAGCAGTGGTAGCAGCTCCCACGGTGGTGGCATCTCCCACAGGGACATCTCCAATTGTGGTGGCGTCTCCCATGGTGGCATCTCCCATGACTTCGGTTCCCACGGTGGCACCTGCGACAGTGACGTCTCCAGCAGTGGTGGCATCTCCCATGGTGGCACCTCCCATGGGGACATCTCCAGCAGTGGTGGCACCTCCCTCAGTGACATTTCCCATGGTGGTGGCATCTCCCACGGCTTCGGTTCCCACGGTGGCACCTGCGACAGTGACATCTCCAACAGTGGTGGTGTCTCCCATGGTGGCATCTCCCATGGCTTCGGTTCCCACGGTGGCACCTGCGACAGTGACATCTCCAACAGTGGTGGCATCTCCCATGGTGGCATCTCCCATCGCTTCGGTTCCCACGGTGGCACCTGGGACAGTGACGTCTCCAGCAGTGGTGGCATCTCCCATGGTGACATCTCCCATGGGGACATCTCCCATGGGGACATCTCCAACAGTGGTGGCACCTCCCACACTGGCTTTTCCCATGGTGGTGGCATCTCCCATGGTGACATCTCCCACAGGGACATCTCCAGCAGTGGTGGCATCTCCTGTGGTGGCACTTCCCACCGGGACATTTCCCACCCAGGTGGCACCTCCCATGGTGACATCTCCTCTCACGGTGACTCTTCCTCGAGTGGCTTCTGCCATGGTGGCATCTCCCAGAAGAGTGACAACTCACACGGTGACATCTCCAACGGTGGCATCTCCAACGGTGGTGACATCTGCCATGGTGGCATTTCCCACGGTGACATCTCCAACGGTGGCATCTCCAATGGTGGTGACATCTGCCATGGTGGCATTTCCCACGGTGACATCTCCAATGGTGGTGACATCTGCCATGGTGGCATTTCCCACGGTGACATCTCCAACGGTGGTGACATCTGCCATGGTGGCATTTCCCACGGTGACATCTCCAATGGTGGCATCTCCAATGGTGGTGACATCTGCCATGGTGGCATTTCCCACGGTGACATCTCCAACGGTGGTGACATCTGCCATGGTGGCATTTCCCACGGTGACATCTCCAATGGTGGTGACATCTGCCATGGTGGCATTTCCCACGGTGACATCTCCAACGGTGACATCTCCAATGGTGGTGACATCTGCCATGGTGGCATTTCCCACGGTGACATCTCCCACCGTGGTGGTGGCTCTGCTCGTGGTGACATTTCCCACGGTGGCACCTGCAAAGGTGCCATCTCCCACGGTGACAATTCTCACGGTGATGGCACTCTCCGTGGTGGGGACTCCTGTCATGGTGGCATCTCCAACAGCGGTGGCATCTCCAATGGTGGTGGCACAAGAGGTGCCACCACCTCCCACGGTGACACGTCCCATGGTGGCATCTCCAGTGGTGGCATCTCCCAGGGGGACATCAGCCACGATGACGTTTTCCATGGTGGTGGCACCTCTGACGTCATGACCCCCCATGATGGCACCTCCCATGGTGGTGGCATCTCCAACAGTGACATCTCCAATGGTGACATCTCCAATGGTGGTGACATCTCCAACAGTGACATCTCCCATGGTGGTGGTGGCATTTCCAACAGTGACATCTCCAATGGTGGTGGTGGCATTTCCAACAGTGACATCTCCAATGGTGGTGACATCTCCAACAGTGACAGCTCCAATGGTGACATCTCCCATGACTTTGCCACCTCCCATGATGGTGCCACCCCCCATGGTGACACCCCCCACAGTGACATCTCCCATGGCTTTTCCAACCCCCATGATGGTGCCACCTCCCATGGTGACATCTCCCATGGTGCCACCTCCGATGGTGCCACCTCCCATGGCTTTGGCCTCTCCCATGACGGTGCCACCTCCCATGGTGCCACCTCCCATGGTGACATCTCCCATGGTGCCACCTCCCATGATGACATCTCCCATGGTGACACCTCCCATGGTGACATCTCCCATGGCTTTGGCCTCTCCCATGATGGTGCCACCTCCCATGGTGCCACCTCCCATGGTGCCACCTCCCATGGTGACATCTCCCATGGCTTTGGCCTCTCCCATGGTGGTGCCACCTCCCATGGTGACATCTCCCATGGTGCCACCTCCCATGGTGACATCTCCCATGGTGACAACTCCCATGATGCCACCTCCCATGGTGACACCTCCCATGGTGCCACCTCCCATGGTGACATCTCCCATGGCTTTGGCCTCTCCCATGGTGGTGTCACCTCCCAGAATGACACCTCCCATGGTGCCACCTTCCATGGTGCCACCTCCCATGGTGCCACCTCCCATGGTGACATCTCCCATGGCTTTGGCCTCTCCCATGATGGTACCACCTCCCATGGTGGTGCCACCTCCCATGGTGCCACCTCCTATGGTGACATCTCCCCCGGCTTTTCCCCCCGCGCCGGTGGCACCGCCCGCCGTGCCGTCGCCCCCGCGCCGTGTCCCCCCgttctgctgctgtccccccgcccgcgctgtcccctcccgctgtccccccgcccccctgctcctcctcctcctcctcctcctcctccgctgTCCCCTGCCCTCGGTGGCCGCCACCTTCAGGGTGGGCGTCCTGGGTCCCTGGAGCTGCGACCCGCTGCTGGCGCGGGCGCTGCCGGACGTGGCCTCGCGCCTGGCGGTGACGCGGCTCAACCGCGACCCGGCGCTGACCGCCGGCTACTGGTGGGACGCGGTGGTGCTGTCCGAGGCCTGCGCCGCGCCCCAGGCCGTGGCCGGAGTGGTCGGCGCCGAGCGCCACGCCAGCGCCATCGTGGGCCCGCTCAACCCCGCGGCCTGCGGCGCCGCCGGGCTGCTGGCCGCCGCCTGGAACAAGCCGCTGGTGTCCTGGGCGTGCGGCGCGGCCGGAGCGGTCACTCTGGTCAAGCCGCTGCCCGCTCCGGCCGGCGTCCTGCACGCCGTGCTGCGGTACTTCCGCTGGGCGCACGTGGCCGTGGTGGCCGCGCCGCAGGATCTGTGGGTGGACACCGGGCAGGAGCTGGCGGCCGAGCTGAGGGCCAAGGGGCTGCCGGTCACCGTGGTCACCGTGGCCGGagaggacgaggaggaggcCGAGGAGGCGCTGAGGAGGGTGCAGAGGGCGGACGGGGTGCGAGGTGAGGGCGGCAGGGACACGGGCGGAGGTGggatggaggtggaggtggagatggaggtggaggtgggatggaggtgggatggagatggagatggaggtggagatggagatggaggtggaggtgggatggaggtgggatggaggtggaggtgggatGGAGATAGAGGTGgagatggaggtggaggtggaggtggaggtggaggtggaggtggagatGGGATGGAAGTGGGATGGAagtggaggtggaggtggagatgggatggaggtgggatggaggtggaggtggaagTGGAGGTGGAGGTAGACGTGGGATGGAGGTGGAGATGGAGGTGGAGATGGGATGGAGGTGgagatggaggtggaggtgggatggaggtggaggtggaggtgggatggagatggagatggaggtgggatggaggtggagatggaggtggaggtgggatggaggtggaggtggaggtggaggtggacgtgggatggaggtggagatggaggtggaggtgggatggaggtggaggtggacgtgggatggaggtggagatggaggtggaggtgggatggaggtggaggtggaggtgggatggagatggagatggaggtgggatggaggtggagatggaggtggaggtgggatggaggtggaggtggaggtggaggtggaggtggaggtggagatggaggtggaggtggaggtgggatggaggtagagatggaggtggaggtgggatggaggtggagatggaggaggaggtgggatgGAGGTGGATGTCGAGGTGGGATGGAGGTGGGATGGAAGTGggatggaggtggaggtggatatggagatggaggtggacgTGGGATGGAGGTGGAGATGAAGGTGGAGGTGgagatggaggtggaggtggaggtggagatggaggtggaggtggaggtggagttggagatggaggtggaggtgggatggagatggagatggaggtggaggtgggatggaggtgcaggtggagatgggatggaggtggagatggaggtggaggtggaggtggagatgggatggaagtggaggtggaggtggagatgggatggaggtgggatggaggtggagatgggatggaagtggaggtggaggtggaggtgggatggaagtggaggtggaggtggaggtggaggtgaggtggaggtg
This genomic interval carries:
- the LOC137466716 gene encoding mucin-22-like, producing the protein MAEATRGRVTVRGDVTMGGATWVGNVPVGSATTGDATTAGDVPVGDVTMGDATTMGKASVGGATTVGDVPMGDVPMGDVTMGDATTAGDVTVPGATVGTEAMGDATMGDATTVGDVTVAGATVGTEAMGDATMGDTTTVGDVTVAGATVGTEAVGDATTMGNVTEGGATTAGDVPMGGATMGDATTAGDVTVAGATVGTEVMGDATMGDATTIGDVPVGDATTVGAATTAGDATTAGDATTAGDATTVGNVTVTVATVGTEDVGDATTMGDATMGDATTAGDVTVAGATVGTEAVGDVTMGDATTIGDVPVGDAITVGDVTVAGATAGTEAMGDATTMGDETMGGATMGGATTIGDVPVGDATTVGTKAVGDATMGDATTVGDVTVAGATMETDAMGDATTAGDVPMGGATMGDATTAGDVTVAGATAGTEAVGDATMGDATTIGDVPVGDATMGDAITVGDVTVAGATMGTEAMGDATTMGDETMGGATMGGATTIGDVPVGDATTVGTKAVGDATMGDATTVGDVTVAGATMETDAMGDATTAGDVPMGGATMGDATTAGDVTVAGATAGTEVMGDATMGDATTIGDVPVGDATMGDAITVGDVTVAGATMGTEAMGDATTMGDETMGGATMGDETMGGATTAGDVPVGDATTVGTKAVGDATMGDATTVGDVTVAGATAGTEAVGDATTMGDATPVGDVPAGGVTCVT